One window of the Catenulispora sp. EB89 genome contains the following:
- a CDS encoding glycosyl hydrolase family 28-related protein: MASTTAFTASSAHATTPQPAFSGAPGAAVPFTEYSAANASTNGVVTAASRAFTQLAAEATGRRAVQLAANQYVEFVLTRPANAVDIRYSVPDGSADSALRLTADGRSLATTAPLTTTARYSHFYGNYPFTKNPADGGEHHYFDDTRALFAGNHELPAGTRVRITAAQATTVDVADFEDVAAPQTRTPAGALSVLDFGADPTGAADSSQAIQNAIDAGSAQQKTVWIPPGTYTVTRHLTVDDVTVQGAGPWYSVLHGAGVGVFGNAAPTPSTAVHLSGFAIFGETTIRDDSVSDSGIGGSLGGGSTVDDLWVQHTKAGMWLDGPADGLTISDSRIQDTTADGVNLHDGVSHVTVRNTFVRNTGDDGMAMWSDQNADHDDAFVHDTVVEPQLANGFAVYGGHDNAVQDDLAADTVTQGGGVHVGNRFGSVPLAGTTTIAGNLLLRTGDLVANAPTEIAALWFDAADSPMTGAISVHDDTIVDSSYAAIQFVGKSITGIRVDRVAIAGAGTFAVQLQAPGSAAFSDVAAFGLGASGTYDCASGFAITKSGADFGWDRTACGFPPNGTLAIDKADGVDFGFQALNTGSTQPVVITNPGPKPITVQRIAAPAGFTADDPCGTIAVGASCTVHVGFDPAVSGNFTGLLTIDSTSPAGPYVVGLKGVGYDPNGDLALGRTATSSSQQCSWCGPDKLTDGDPGTYFESQDGTFPQTVTVDLGQSTSVDRVVLKLPPNWGARTETLSVAADGAPLVASASYTFDPATGNAVTIAVPATVLRTLTLTVTGNTGWPAAQLSEVEIYAH; this comes from the coding sequence TTGGCCTCGACGACGGCCTTCACCGCATCGTCCGCCCACGCGACGACGCCGCAGCCCGCGTTCTCCGGCGCACCCGGCGCCGCCGTCCCGTTCACCGAGTACTCCGCGGCGAACGCTTCGACGAACGGCGTCGTCACCGCGGCTTCCCGGGCGTTCACCCAACTCGCCGCCGAAGCGACCGGCCGACGCGCCGTTCAGTTGGCGGCGAACCAGTACGTCGAGTTCGTCCTGACCCGGCCGGCGAACGCCGTCGACATCCGGTACTCGGTGCCCGACGGCTCGGCCGATTCAGCGCTGCGACTCACCGCCGACGGCAGATCCCTCGCGACCACGGCCCCGCTGACCACGACGGCCCGGTATTCGCACTTCTACGGGAACTACCCGTTCACCAAGAACCCGGCCGACGGCGGCGAACACCACTACTTCGACGACACCCGCGCCTTATTCGCCGGGAACCACGAACTCCCGGCCGGGACGCGAGTACGCATCACCGCCGCGCAAGCCACGACGGTCGACGTCGCAGACTTCGAAGACGTCGCCGCACCACAAACCCGAACCCCCGCTGGGGCGTTGAGTGTGCTCGACTTCGGCGCCGACCCCACCGGTGCGGCGGATTCCAGCCAGGCGATCCAGAACGCCATCGACGCCGGGAGTGCCCAACAGAAGACGGTCTGGATCCCGCCGGGCACCTACACCGTCACCCGCCACCTGACGGTGGACGACGTCACCGTGCAAGGCGCCGGCCCCTGGTACTCGGTCCTGCACGGAGCCGGAGTCGGCGTGTTCGGCAACGCGGCACCGACGCCGAGCACCGCCGTCCACCTCTCCGGGTTCGCGATCTTCGGCGAGACCACGATCCGCGACGACTCGGTCTCCGACAGCGGCATCGGCGGCTCGCTCGGCGGCGGCTCGACCGTCGACGACCTGTGGGTCCAGCACACGAAGGCCGGCATGTGGCTCGACGGCCCGGCCGACGGCCTGACGATCAGCGACTCGCGGATCCAGGACACCACAGCCGACGGCGTGAACCTGCACGACGGCGTCAGCCACGTCACGGTGCGGAACACCTTCGTCCGCAACACCGGGGACGACGGCATGGCGATGTGGTCGGACCAGAACGCCGACCACGACGACGCCTTCGTCCACGACACCGTCGTAGAGCCGCAGCTGGCCAACGGATTCGCGGTCTACGGCGGGCACGACAACGCGGTCCAGGACGACCTCGCCGCCGACACCGTGACCCAGGGCGGCGGCGTCCACGTCGGCAACCGCTTCGGATCCGTCCCCCTGGCCGGGACCACGACCATCGCCGGGAACCTGCTGCTGCGGACCGGCGACCTCGTCGCCAACGCCCCGACCGAGATCGCCGCGCTCTGGTTCGACGCCGCGGACTCGCCGATGACCGGCGCGATCTCCGTGCACGACGACACCATCGTCGACAGCTCCTACGCCGCGATCCAGTTCGTCGGGAAGAGCATCACCGGCATCCGGGTCGACCGGGTCGCGATCGCCGGGGCCGGGACGTTCGCCGTCCAGCTCCAGGCCCCCGGCTCGGCCGCGTTCTCGGACGTGGCGGCGTTCGGTCTGGGCGCCTCCGGAACCTATGACTGCGCCAGCGGATTCGCCATCACGAAGAGCGGCGCGGACTTCGGCTGGGACCGGACGGCCTGCGGCTTTCCGCCGAACGGCACGCTGGCCATCGACAAGGCCGACGGCGTCGACTTCGGCTTCCAGGCGCTGAACACCGGCAGCACGCAGCCGGTAGTCATCACCAACCCGGGGCCGAAACCGATCACCGTGCAACGGATCGCCGCCCCGGCCGGGTTCACCGCCGACGACCCCTGCGGCACCATCGCCGTCGGTGCCTCCTGCACCGTGCACGTCGGCTTCGACCCGGCGGTGTCGGGCAACTTCACCGGGCTGCTGACCATCGACAGCACCTCGCCGGCCGGTCCATACGTGGTGGGGCTCAAGGGCGTCGGCTACGACCCGAACGGCGACCTGGCCCTCGGCCGCACCGCGACCTCCAGCTCGCAGCAGTGCTCGTGGTGCGGTCCGGACAAGCTGACCGACGGCGACCCGGGGACGTACTTCGAGAGCCAGGACGGCACGTTCCCGCAGACGGTCACGGTCGACCTCGGGCAGAGCACGTCGGTGGACCGCGTCGTCCTCAAGCTGCCGCCGAACTGGGGCGCGCGCACGGAGACGCTGTCGGTCGCGGCCGACGGGGCGCCACTGGTCGCGTCCGCCTCCTACACCTTCGACCCGGCCACCGGGAACGCCGTCACGATCGCCGTCCCGGCCACGGTCCTGCGCACGCTGACGCTGACCGTCACCGGCAACACCGGCTGGCCCGCCGCGCAGTTGTCCGAGGTCGAGATCTACGCACACTGA
- a CDS encoding LacI family DNA-binding transcriptional regulator translates to MATKLTEVAAFAGVSLATVRRVLNDQPSIAQETRERVLTALDVLGHERPSKLRGHRAGLVGLVVPDLQNPIFPAFVETVSAGLVKQGLMPVLCTRTADGVSEANYIKLLMDHEVAGIVFIGSSYADAGPEHGRALKERGIPVVLINPADANDGVRRITVDDASAVDQALEHLRALGHTRIGMLLGPGGHIPSARKLGAFVADWERRAAPGGEPGAWRELVAHTGFSMEDGRTATARPLEAGATALICASDALALGAVRAAYRQGLSVPGDLSVVGFDDSPYMIATDPPLTTVRQPVRAMGAAAVDALKAQIGGHAGPPDETLYEPELIVRASTGVVRSR, encoded by the coding sequence GTGGCCACGAAGCTTACCGAGGTAGCCGCGTTCGCTGGCGTGAGTCTCGCCACGGTGCGCCGCGTCCTCAACGACCAGCCGTCCATAGCCCAGGAGACCAGGGAACGCGTCCTGACCGCCCTGGACGTGCTCGGACACGAGCGCCCCTCCAAGCTGCGCGGGCACCGGGCCGGCCTGGTCGGCCTGGTCGTGCCGGACCTGCAGAACCCGATCTTCCCGGCGTTCGTGGAGACCGTCTCGGCGGGTCTGGTGAAGCAGGGCCTGATGCCGGTGCTGTGCACCCGCACCGCCGACGGCGTGTCCGAGGCCAACTACATCAAACTGCTGATGGACCACGAGGTCGCCGGGATCGTGTTCATCGGCTCCTCCTACGCCGACGCCGGGCCCGAGCACGGCCGCGCCCTGAAGGAGCGCGGCATCCCGGTCGTGCTGATCAACCCGGCCGACGCCAACGACGGCGTCCGCCGGATCACCGTCGACGACGCCTCGGCGGTGGACCAGGCGCTGGAACACCTGCGGGCGCTGGGCCACACCCGGATCGGCATGCTGCTGGGCCCCGGCGGCCACATCCCCTCGGCCCGCAAGCTCGGCGCCTTCGTCGCGGACTGGGAACGGCGCGCGGCCCCCGGCGGCGAACCGGGCGCGTGGCGGGAATTGGTCGCGCACACCGGATTCTCGATGGAGGACGGCCGTACCGCGACCGCCCGGCCGCTGGAGGCCGGGGCCACGGCCCTGATCTGCGCCAGCGACGCGCTGGCGCTCGGCGCCGTGCGCGCCGCGTACCGGCAGGGCCTGAGCGTTCCCGGGGATCTGTCGGTGGTCGGCTTCGACGACTCGCCCTACATGATCGCCACCGATCCGCCGCTGACCACGGTGCGCCAGCCGGTGCGGGCGATGGGCGCCGCGGCCGTGGACGCGTTGAAGGCGCAGATCGGCGGGCACGCGGGGCCTCCGGACGAGACCCTTTATGAGCCCGAGCTTATCGTGCGCGCTTCGACGGGGGTCGTGCGGTCCCGCTGA
- a CDS encoding LacI family DNA-binding transcriptional regulator: MTPPPARRLAEVAKKVGVSEATVSRVLNNRPGVAEATREAVLTALDVLGYERPTQLRGERARLIGLVLPELQNPIFPALAEVVGGALAQRGFTPVLCTRTTGGLSEAYYVDMLLDQQVSGVVFCGGHYAEADAPHEHYERLRERGVPVVLFNAAVGHLGFPCVATDDEVASEQSYGHLVSMGHTRLGAVVGPEDHVPSQRRVASLHAQAARSSGTVTVEVAHAQFSMEAGRAAAARLLAEGVTGLVCGSDILALGAIRAVRRAGMDVPADVSVIGFDDSGFMNCTDPPLTTVRQPIEAMGRAAVTLLLNQVEGAAASEEELLFEPELVVRGSTGPLRDGGRGARVGSG; this comes from the coding sequence ATGACTCCCCCACCAGCCCGCCGCCTTGCCGAAGTCGCGAAGAAGGTCGGCGTGAGCGAGGCGACCGTGAGCCGGGTTCTCAACAACCGGCCCGGCGTGGCCGAGGCGACCCGCGAAGCCGTGCTGACCGCCCTCGACGTGCTCGGCTACGAGCGCCCCACCCAGCTGCGCGGCGAGCGCGCGCGGCTGATCGGCCTGGTGCTCCCGGAGCTCCAGAACCCGATCTTCCCGGCGCTGGCCGAGGTGGTCGGCGGCGCTCTCGCGCAGCGCGGCTTCACGCCGGTGCTGTGCACGCGCACGACCGGCGGCTTGTCCGAGGCCTACTACGTCGACATGCTGCTGGACCAGCAGGTGTCCGGCGTCGTCTTCTGCGGCGGGCACTACGCCGAGGCGGACGCGCCGCACGAGCACTACGAACGGCTGCGGGAGCGCGGCGTGCCGGTGGTGCTGTTCAACGCGGCCGTCGGCCATCTCGGCTTCCCCTGCGTGGCGACCGACGACGAGGTCGCCTCCGAGCAGTCCTACGGGCACCTGGTCTCGATGGGGCACACCCGGCTGGGTGCGGTCGTCGGCCCGGAGGACCACGTGCCCTCGCAGCGCCGCGTCGCGTCCTTGCACGCCCAGGCGGCGCGGTCGTCGGGGACTGTGACGGTCGAGGTCGCGCACGCGCAGTTCTCGATGGAGGCCGGCCGCGCGGCGGCCGCGCGCCTGCTGGCCGAGGGCGTCACCGGGTTGGTGTGCGGCAGCGACATCCTGGCCCTCGGCGCGATCCGGGCCGTGCGCCGGGCCGGGATGGACGTGCCGGCCGACGTCTCGGTGATCGGGTTCGACGACTCCGGTTTCATGAACTGCACCGACCCGCCGCTGACCACAGTGCGCCAGCCGATCGAGGCGATGGGCCGGGCCGCGGTCACGCTGCTGCTGAACCAGGTCGAGGGGGCGGCGGCGAGCGAGGAGGAGCTGCTGTTCGAGCCGGAGCTCGTGGTGCGGGGGTCGACCGGGCCGCTCCGGGACGGCGGCCGGGGAGCCCGCGTCGGGAGCGGATGA